The following are encoded in a window of Vigna unguiculata cultivar IT97K-499-35 chromosome 8, ASM411807v1, whole genome shotgun sequence genomic DNA:
- the LOC114194838 gene encoding uncharacterized protein LOC114194838, which produces MITFLVEADGANPGGRSDGGSDAVTEVYWGEAKRGNFWSRVSTEAKIPSFRLRLWSNRSHIQLTPGAFEALGTTLSHAIQLLQSCGVNFKLTSCKAPFSLAPPPSLLPPPATVGGDEGGTSRATFSGLSFALFLCVYAVFN; this is translated from the exons atgatcacctttttGGTGGAAGCAGATGGGGCTAATCCTGGTGGTAGATCTGATGGGGGCAGCGACGCTGT AACCGAGGTATATTGGGGTGAGGCAAAAAGGGGTAACTTTTGGTCCCGGGTGTCAACCGAAGCAAAAATACCCTCTTTTCGGCTCCGGTTGTGGTCGAACCGAAGCCATATTCAATTAACTCCTGGAGCCTTTGAAGCTTTAGGTACCACTCTCTCTCACGCTATTCAACTTCTTCAATCTTGCGGCGTCAACTTCAAACTCACCTCCTGCAAAG cACCTTTCTCTTTGGCTCCGCCTCCGTCGTTGCTTCCGCCTCCAG CAACGGTGGGAGGTGATGAAGGAGGCACGAGCAGAGCTACGTTCAGTGGACTCTCCTTCGCACTGTTCTTGTGTGTTTACGCTGTGTTTAATTAG